GCCGCGCAGGACGATGCGGGGTGCCTCTCCCGGCTGCCCGGTGGTGGACTGCACACGCAGCCCAGGGATCGTGCCCTTCAGTGCCGACGCGGGTGTGGCGTAAGGGATGTTCCGCAGCGTGGTGGTATCCAGCTTGGAGACCGAGGTGGTCAAGGTCGCGCGGCTCTGTTCACCGTAACCGACCACCACCAGTTCCTCGAGCTGGGTGACGTGGGGTGCCAGCACCACCTGCAGCATGGTGCGGCCTTCCAGGGCGACCGACTGCTCCTGGTAGCCGACGCGACGGAAGACCAGCGTGGCGTCGGGCGCCGTAGTGAGGCTGAAACGGCCCAGACTGTCAGTCAGAGCGGTGGTGGCGGTTCCCTGAACCGTGATGGTGACCTCGGCAAGGGGCTCGCCGGTCGCGGCTGACGTTACCGTTCCGGCGACGTTCTGCTGTGCCCGCGCCGGCAGCACGAGGGTGAGGAGCAGTACCGGCACCGGGCACGTCGCACGAAGCAGAGCTCTCATAGTCGACCTCCGCTGAGCATCTCCCGGGAGACCAGGAGAGGGAGAGTGAATGGACGACCGAATTCAGTGCATTATGTCCAACATATAATACGCCTGAGGGCGCTGGCGTCCCGATTTGAGGCGCTCAGAGCACCCGCCGAAAGTGGTTCTCCAGGTGTATCCGCATTCCCTCGCGGAAGCGCTCGGGGGAGCCGCTGCGAAGGATCTCCACCAGCTCGTGGTGGGTGACGAAAGGGGCGTCCGCCGGGCCGGGTTGCTCCAGCATGCCGCTGCGATGGACATAGCCGAAGACTGGCAGCAGCAGCGATTGAAAGCGTTGCAGTGTGCGGTTGCCTGAGATCTCGTAGAGCTTACCGTGGAAGCGGACCTCGAACTCCTGGTCGAAGACCGCGCTCGAGCCCTCCTTTTCCTCCGCGACGATGTTTTCGAGCTCCTCCAGCTGCGCGGGGGTCATGCGCGCGAACAGGAAGTCGGCCATGCCGACCTCGAGCACCAGGCGGATCTCGAAGATGTCGCGCAGCGTGTCCTCGTCGAGGATCTGCGGGTGGAGCATGCGCTCCAGCGGCGTGAGCACGTCCGGATGGGTGATGACGCTGCCCTTGCGCTTCACCGATTCGACCAGTCCTATGGCGCGGAGCCGCGTGAGCGCTTCGCGCACCACCGTGCGGCTGACGCCGAAGGCCTCGGCGAGCTCGACCTCCTTGGGCAGCGGATCCCCCGGCTTGAGGTCGTTGCTGGCGAGGAGCTTCAGGAGCGCCAGCTCCACCTCGTCCACCCGCGAGAGGTTGGCGAGCGGCTTGATGCGATCGCGAAGGGAAGGCGGCATGCGGCCAGACGAATGGTGCTCAGAAAGGAGTGCGTTATGTACTACATAATACGCTGCCTCGCTGGCGTCAAGGCTGTCGTACGGTTGGGCGCCCTCGTAGCGTGCCTCGGTGCGGTAGTGGCCTGCCCACTCCGGGCGCAGGAGATCCCCTGGGTGGCCAATGGAGGTGACGTACAGGGCACGCGCTTTTCACGCGCCGCGGTCATCAGCCCTGAGAACGTCTCCCGTCTGGAGCACGCCTGGACCTATCACACCGGCGAGCTCGATCCGCGGTATGAGACGGCCAAGCCGGCCGCCCTGGAGGCGACGCCCCTGGTCAGCGAGGGCGTCATGTACATCGGGACGCCGCTGGGGCGGGTGATCGCGCTCGACGCGGCCACCGGAGAAGAGCTCTGGGTCTTCGATCCGGAGATCCGACGCGACATCGAATACGGAGATTTCGCCAGCCGCGGCGTGTCGTTGTGGGTCGATCCGCAGGCGGTGCCAGATGCGGCCTGCCGCCGCACCATCTTCATGGCCAACGCCCAGTCCCAGCTCTGGGCGCTGGACGCCGCTACTGGCGAACCGTGCGAACGATTTGGAGAGGGCGGGATGGTGGACCTGCTGCGCGGCCTGCGCATCCCTCCCAAGGAGCCGCACGCCTACACGGTCACCTCGCCGCCCGCGGTGGTGCACGGTCTGGTGATCACCGGGTCTTCGGTGGGTGACAATACCTGGCCGGACCTGCCCAGCGGCGAGGTGCGCGCTTTCGATGCGCGCACCGGGGAGCTGCGCTGGAGCTGGGATCCGATCCCGCAGGACCCTGCCGACCCGGCCTACGACGAGTGGGGAGGGGCCATGGCGCACCGCACCGGCGCGGCCAATGCCTGGTCGATTCTCGTTGCCGATCCAGAGCGGGACCTGGTCTTCATTCCCACCGGCAGCGCCGCGCCCGACTATTACGGTGCGCTCAGGCTCGGCGACAACCGCTACGCCAACTCCGTGGTTGCGCTGCGAGCCAGCACCGGGGAGCTCGTCTGGTCCTTCCAGACCGTGCACCACGATCTCTGGGACTACGACAACGCGGCGCCGCCGGCGCTCGTCACCGTGCGGCGTGACGGTGCGGAAATCCCGGCGGTCGCCGCGGCGACCAAGACGGGAATGCTCTTCATCCTGCACCGCGAGACGGGCGAGCCGCTCTACCCGGTGGAGGAGCGTCCCGTCCCCGCCAGCCGGATCCCGGGGGAGCAGGCCTCGACGACGCAGCCGTTCACTACGGGGATCGCGCCGCTGAGTCCCCACTCGCTGACGCTGCAGGAGGTATGGGGTGCGAACGAGGGGGACCGCGATGCGTGCCGCGCCATGATCGAGCCCCTGCGTAACGAGGGCATCTTCACCCCGCCGGATCTGCAGGGAACGCTGGTGATCCCGTCCAACGTGGGTGGCGCGCACTGGGGAGGACTGGCCTGGCATCCGGAGCGGCGGATCGCCGTCGTTCCGGTCAACCGGGTCGCCGCCGAGGTGCAGCTCCTGCCGCGGGATTCGGTGGACCTCTCGAACGCGGTGGCGGAGAGCGACCGGCTGGGCCTCGGCTACGAGTACAATCCAATGCACGGGACGCCGTACGTGATGCGGCGCCGGATCCTGCTCTCACCCGGCGGGCTCCCCTGCTCGCCTCCGCCCTTCGGGACGCTGGTGGCGATCGACCTCGATACCGGGGAGCGGGTCTGGGAGGTGCCGCTCGGCTCGGTCGAGGCGCTGGTGCCTGAAGGAACCGAGCTGCCGCCGACCTGGGGCTCGGTGGGGCTGGGCGGGCCGATCGTGACAGCGACGGGGGTCGTATTCATCGGCGCGTCGCTCGATCGGTCGTTGAAGGCGTATGACCTGGGAACGGGTGAGCTATTGTGGCGCGGCGAGCTCCCCTCGAGCGCGCGCTCCACGCCGATGACCTATCAGCTCGACGGAACGCAGTATGTGGCGATTGCGGCGGGAGGGGGTGAGGTGTTTGGAGAGGGGGACGCGATCGTGGTGTTCAAGCTCAGTCCGTGACGACTTTTGGAACGGCAGAAGGCGCAGAGTAGGAATGGCGCAATTCGTAATTCGTAATTCGTAATTCGTAATTCATAATTCGTAATTCCCAGCCCCTCTGCGGTCTCGGTGTCATCCTCCGCGGCCTCTGTGTTCCCGTCTAAGCGGTAGGCAGGATGTCTATTCGTACCGCAGCGCGTCGATCGGCGCCAGCCGCGCCGCGCGCTGCGCCGGCCACAGACCGAAGAAGATCCCCACCCCGGCGGAAAAGAGGAGCGCCACCAGGACAGCCTCCGGCGACACCACCATACTCCAGCCGGCCATCCGCTCCAGCATGGACGACCCGCCGTAACCCAATGCCACCCCCAGGGCGCCGCCGGCCAGGCAGAGCACCAGGGCTTCCATCAGGAACTGGAGGAGAATGTCCCGCTCCCTCGCCCCCAGCGACTTCCTCAACCCGATCTCTCGTGTGCGCTCGGTCACCGACACCAGCATGATGTTCATGATGCCGATCCCCCCCACCAGCAGGGAGATGGCGGCTACCCCGGCCAGCAGGAAGGAAAAGGTGCGGTTGGTCTCCTCGATGGTGGCCATCAGCGAGGCCTGGTCGTGAACGTTGAAGTCCGCCTCCTCTCCCGGCCGCAGCCGGTGCTCGCGTCGCAGAATGCGATGGATCTCCGCCATCGTGGCGAGCATGGCCTGCTCGCTGG
Above is a window of Longimicrobiaceae bacterium DNA encoding:
- a CDS encoding FadR/GntR family transcriptional regulator, with the protein product MPPSLRDRIKPLANLSRVDEVELALLKLLASNDLKPGDPLPKEVELAEAFGVSRTVVREALTRLRAIGLVESVKRKGSVITHPDVLTPLERMLHPQILDEDTLRDIFEIRLVLEVGMADFLFARMTPAQLEELENIVAEEKEGSSAVFDQEFEVRFHGKLYEISGNRTLQRFQSLLLPVFGYVHRSGMLEQPGPADAPFVTHHELVEILRSGSPERFREGMRIHLENHFRRVL
- a CDS encoding pyrroloquinoline quinone-dependent dehydrogenase: MACPLRAQEIPWVANGGDVQGTRFSRAAVISPENVSRLEHAWTYHTGELDPRYETAKPAALEATPLVSEGVMYIGTPLGRVIALDAATGEELWVFDPEIRRDIEYGDFASRGVSLWVDPQAVPDAACRRTIFMANAQSQLWALDAATGEPCERFGEGGMVDLLRGLRIPPKEPHAYTVTSPPAVVHGLVITGSSVGDNTWPDLPSGEVRAFDARTGELRWSWDPIPQDPADPAYDEWGGAMAHRTGAANAWSILVADPERDLVFIPTGSAAPDYYGALRLGDNRYANSVVALRASTGELVWSFQTVHHDLWDYDNAAPPALVTVRRDGAEIPAVAAATKTGMLFILHRETGEPLYPVEERPVPASRIPGEQASTTQPFTTGIAPLSPHSLTLQEVWGANEGDRDACRAMIEPLRNEGIFTPPDLQGTLVIPSNVGGAHWGGLAWHPERRIAVVPVNRVAAEVQLLPRDSVDLSNAVAESDRLGLGYEYNPMHGTPYVMRRRILLSPGGLPCSPPPFGTLVAIDLDTGERVWEVPLGSVEALVPEGTELPPTWGSVGLGGPIVTATGVVFIGASLDRSLKAYDLGTGELLWRGELPSSARSTPMTYQLDGTQYVAIAAGGGEVFGEGDAIVVFKLSP